In a genomic window of Punica granatum isolate Tunisia-2019 chromosome 6, ASM765513v2, whole genome shotgun sequence:
- the LOC116211734 gene encoding uncharacterized protein At5g08430 isoform X1, whose translation MNAMAFTAIGARWRKIIGAMKKQRKAKKDSSEEADDWCFLCKDGGDLIICDHKGCLKVYHADCVGKDETSLETGKRWICDRHTCFVCRKSAKIYCFCCPNAVCGKCASAAEFAKVRGDGGFCDECVKLILLIEENVDCDSDGEKLDFEDRDTQECLFKEYWEIIKEREGLSLENVYSADTRLKKAENKNRGRDAPIEISDGEGSDESAYEIDAHETDEDDNVQRSRGKRTYESASESDGCDKMKRARSKRKRSNGKFLEFEGWGSKPLIHFLSAIGEDTTKELSRFDVDTIISRYIQEKNLFHQGKGRKKKVHCDEKLYAIFRKKTLNKHLIYHLLERHFVETKVPSDEDEEDDDSGNIAGVRGRKNTRAVKKLKSSSYERKSKEKRLVSKIEKVPKVPKVPEIQKSCFAAINNDNLKLVYLRRSFVEELLKQSQTAEGKIVGSFVKVKMDPTYYLNKSSHQLLQVTGLRGLKQGSTVNNSMEILLELSSLSKPVSIKMLSDNDLSAEECEDLRERMENGTSKKPTVMELQLKAASLHEDITKLSIEKELVLLQHLIDQANEKGWRREKDEYLERKALLKTPSEQERRLKRVPKVIPENGELNSSASPPSSGDDSDNEDESADSDQPCSRELRILRASPL comes from the exons ATGAATGCTATGGCTTTTACAGCGATCGGAGCTCGGTGGAGGAAGATAATCGGGGCAATGAAGAAGCAGCGCAAGGCGAAGAAGGACTCGTCCGAGGAGGCGGACGACTGGTGCTTCCTCTGCAAGGATGGCGGCGACTTGATCATCTGCGACCACAA GGGTTGTCTGAAAGTTTATCATGCGGATTGCGTTGGAAAGGATGAGACTTCACTGGAGACTGGAAAACGTTGGATATGTG ACAGACATACTtgcttcgtttgccgtaaatCCGCGAAGATTTATTGCTTTTGCTGTCCTAATGCTGTATGTGGAAAATGCGCTAGTGCTGCTGAGTTTGCTAAAGTTAGAGGAGATGGAGGATTCTGCGATGAATGTGTGAAACTCATACTTCTAATAGAAGAAAACGTGGACTGTGATTCAGATGGG GAGAAGCTGGACTTTGAAGATCGAGACACCCAGGAGTGCTTGTTTAAGGAATACTGGGAAATCATTAAGGAAAGGGAAGGGTTGAGTTTGGAAAATGTTTACTCCGCAGATACTCGTTTAAAGAAGGCTGAAAATAAGAACCGTGGCCGTGATGCTCCTATTGAAATTTCCGATGGTGAAGGATCTGATGAATCGGCATATGAGATTGATGCACATGAGACTGATGAGGATGATAATGTGCAAAGGTCAAGAGGTAAACGGACTTATGAATCAGCATCTGAGAGCGATGGCTGTGATAAAATGAAAAGAGCTAGAAGTAAACGCAAGAGGTCCAATGGTAAGTTTCTAGAGTTTGAGGGATGGGGTTCAAAACCACTTATTCACTTCCTCAGTGCCATTGGTGAAGACACAACCAAAGAACTGTCACGTTTTGATGTTGATACTATCATCTCCAGATACATTCAGGAGAAAAACCTCTTTCATCAGGGAaagggaagaaagaaaaaagttcacTGCGATGAAAAACTATATGCCATTTTCAGGAAAAAGACGTTAAACAAGCATTTAATATATCATCTCCTGGAGCGTCATTTTGTGGAAACAAAAGTGCCTTCAGATGAGGATGAAGAGGATGATGACTCTGGAAATATAGCTGGAGTAAGAGGCAGGAAAAATACGAGAGCTGTCAAGAAGCTAAAATCATCAAGCTACGAAAGAAAGTCCAAGGAGAAACGGTTGGTTTCGAAGATTGAAAAAGTCCCAAAGGTTCCTAAGGTCCCAGAGATCCAGAAAAGCTGTTTTGCGGCAATTAATAATGATAACCTCAAACTTGTTTATTTAAGAAGAAGCTTTGTGGAGGAGCTACTTAAGCAATCGCAGACTGCCGAAGGCAAGATAGTCGGAAGTTTTGTTAAAGTGAAAATGGATCCAACCTATTATCTGAATAAGAGTTCTCACCAACTCTTGCAAGTTACAG GTTTAAGAGGCTTAAAGCAGGGCTCAACTGTGAATAACAGTATGGAGATTCTCCTGGAACTCTCCAGCTTGTCAAAGCCTGTCAGCATTAAAATGTTGTCTGATAACGACCTATCTGCG GAAGAATGTGAGGATCTACGAGAAAGAATGGAAAATGGGACTTCTAAGAAGCCTACTGTG ATGGAACTTCAGCTGAAGGCAGCAAGCCTGCATGAAGATATAACAAAGCTT TCGATCGAGAAGGAGCTTGTCCTGCTACAGCATTTGATCGACCAGGCAAACGAGAAGGGATGGAGAAGAGA AAAGGATGAGTACTTGGAGAGGAAAGCACTTCTCAAGACACCCTCTGAGCAGGAACGTCGGCTGAAGCGAGTCCCGAAGGTGATACCTGAGAACGGGGAGCTCAATTCATCGGCCTCACCTCCTTCTTCAGGAGACGACTCAGACAATGAAGATGAAAGTGCCGACTCCGACCAGCCATGCTCGAGGGAACTCCGGATCCTCCGAGCAAGTCCTCTCTGA
- the LOC116211734 gene encoding uncharacterized protein At5g08430 isoform X2, with protein MKKQRKAKKDSSEEADDWCFLCKDGGDLIICDHKGCLKVYHADCVGKDETSLETGKRWICDRHTCFVCRKSAKIYCFCCPNAVCGKCASAAEFAKVRGDGGFCDECVKLILLIEENVDCDSDGEKLDFEDRDTQECLFKEYWEIIKEREGLSLENVYSADTRLKKAENKNRGRDAPIEISDGEGSDESAYEIDAHETDEDDNVQRSRGKRTYESASESDGCDKMKRARSKRKRSNGKFLEFEGWGSKPLIHFLSAIGEDTTKELSRFDVDTIISRYIQEKNLFHQGKGRKKKVHCDEKLYAIFRKKTLNKHLIYHLLERHFVETKVPSDEDEEDDDSGNIAGVRGRKNTRAVKKLKSSSYERKSKEKRLVSKIEKVPKVPKVPEIQKSCFAAINNDNLKLVYLRRSFVEELLKQSQTAEGKIVGSFVKVKMDPTYYLNKSSHQLLQVTGLRGLKQGSTVNNSMEILLELSSLSKPVSIKMLSDNDLSAEECEDLRERMENGTSKKPTVMELQLKAASLHEDITKLSIEKELVLLQHLIDQANEKGWRREKDEYLERKALLKTPSEQERRLKRVPKVIPENGELNSSASPPSSGDDSDNEDESADSDQPCSRELRILRASPL; from the exons ATGAAGAAGCAGCGCAAGGCGAAGAAGGACTCGTCCGAGGAGGCGGACGACTGGTGCTTCCTCTGCAAGGATGGCGGCGACTTGATCATCTGCGACCACAA GGGTTGTCTGAAAGTTTATCATGCGGATTGCGTTGGAAAGGATGAGACTTCACTGGAGACTGGAAAACGTTGGATATGTG ACAGACATACTtgcttcgtttgccgtaaatCCGCGAAGATTTATTGCTTTTGCTGTCCTAATGCTGTATGTGGAAAATGCGCTAGTGCTGCTGAGTTTGCTAAAGTTAGAGGAGATGGAGGATTCTGCGATGAATGTGTGAAACTCATACTTCTAATAGAAGAAAACGTGGACTGTGATTCAGATGGG GAGAAGCTGGACTTTGAAGATCGAGACACCCAGGAGTGCTTGTTTAAGGAATACTGGGAAATCATTAAGGAAAGGGAAGGGTTGAGTTTGGAAAATGTTTACTCCGCAGATACTCGTTTAAAGAAGGCTGAAAATAAGAACCGTGGCCGTGATGCTCCTATTGAAATTTCCGATGGTGAAGGATCTGATGAATCGGCATATGAGATTGATGCACATGAGACTGATGAGGATGATAATGTGCAAAGGTCAAGAGGTAAACGGACTTATGAATCAGCATCTGAGAGCGATGGCTGTGATAAAATGAAAAGAGCTAGAAGTAAACGCAAGAGGTCCAATGGTAAGTTTCTAGAGTTTGAGGGATGGGGTTCAAAACCACTTATTCACTTCCTCAGTGCCATTGGTGAAGACACAACCAAAGAACTGTCACGTTTTGATGTTGATACTATCATCTCCAGATACATTCAGGAGAAAAACCTCTTTCATCAGGGAaagggaagaaagaaaaaagttcacTGCGATGAAAAACTATATGCCATTTTCAGGAAAAAGACGTTAAACAAGCATTTAATATATCATCTCCTGGAGCGTCATTTTGTGGAAACAAAAGTGCCTTCAGATGAGGATGAAGAGGATGATGACTCTGGAAATATAGCTGGAGTAAGAGGCAGGAAAAATACGAGAGCTGTCAAGAAGCTAAAATCATCAAGCTACGAAAGAAAGTCCAAGGAGAAACGGTTGGTTTCGAAGATTGAAAAAGTCCCAAAGGTTCCTAAGGTCCCAGAGATCCAGAAAAGCTGTTTTGCGGCAATTAATAATGATAACCTCAAACTTGTTTATTTAAGAAGAAGCTTTGTGGAGGAGCTACTTAAGCAATCGCAGACTGCCGAAGGCAAGATAGTCGGAAGTTTTGTTAAAGTGAAAATGGATCCAACCTATTATCTGAATAAGAGTTCTCACCAACTCTTGCAAGTTACAG GTTTAAGAGGCTTAAAGCAGGGCTCAACTGTGAATAACAGTATGGAGATTCTCCTGGAACTCTCCAGCTTGTCAAAGCCTGTCAGCATTAAAATGTTGTCTGATAACGACCTATCTGCG GAAGAATGTGAGGATCTACGAGAAAGAATGGAAAATGGGACTTCTAAGAAGCCTACTGTG ATGGAACTTCAGCTGAAGGCAGCAAGCCTGCATGAAGATATAACAAAGCTT TCGATCGAGAAGGAGCTTGTCCTGCTACAGCATTTGATCGACCAGGCAAACGAGAAGGGATGGAGAAGAGA AAAGGATGAGTACTTGGAGAGGAAAGCACTTCTCAAGACACCCTCTGAGCAGGAACGTCGGCTGAAGCGAGTCCCGAAGGTGATACCTGAGAACGGGGAGCTCAATTCATCGGCCTCACCTCCTTCTTCAGGAGACGACTCAGACAATGAAGATGAAAGTGCCGACTCCGACCAGCCATGCTCGAGGGAACTCCGGATCCTCCGAGCAAGTCCTCTCTGA
- the LOC116211734 gene encoding uncharacterized protein At5g08430 isoform X3, with product MCAAEFAKVRGDGGFCDECVKLILLIEENVDCDSDGEKLDFEDRDTQECLFKEYWEIIKEREGLSLENVYSADTRLKKAENKNRGRDAPIEISDGEGSDESAYEIDAHETDEDDNVQRSRGKRTYESASESDGCDKMKRARSKRKRSNGKFLEFEGWGSKPLIHFLSAIGEDTTKELSRFDVDTIISRYIQEKNLFHQGKGRKKKVHCDEKLYAIFRKKTLNKHLIYHLLERHFVETKVPSDEDEEDDDSGNIAGVRGRKNTRAVKKLKSSSYERKSKEKRLVSKIEKVPKVPKVPEIQKSCFAAINNDNLKLVYLRRSFVEELLKQSQTAEGKIVGSFVKVKMDPTYYLNKSSHQLLQVTGLRGLKQGSTVNNSMEILLELSSLSKPVSIKMLSDNDLSAEECEDLRERMENGTSKKPTVMELQLKAASLHEDITKLSIEKELVLLQHLIDQANEKGWRREKDEYLERKALLKTPSEQERRLKRVPKVIPENGELNSSASPPSSGDDSDNEDESADSDQPCSRELRILRASPL from the exons ATGTG TGCTGCTGAGTTTGCTAAAGTTAGAGGAGATGGAGGATTCTGCGATGAATGTGTGAAACTCATACTTCTAATAGAAGAAAACGTGGACTGTGATTCAGATGGG GAGAAGCTGGACTTTGAAGATCGAGACACCCAGGAGTGCTTGTTTAAGGAATACTGGGAAATCATTAAGGAAAGGGAAGGGTTGAGTTTGGAAAATGTTTACTCCGCAGATACTCGTTTAAAGAAGGCTGAAAATAAGAACCGTGGCCGTGATGCTCCTATTGAAATTTCCGATGGTGAAGGATCTGATGAATCGGCATATGAGATTGATGCACATGAGACTGATGAGGATGATAATGTGCAAAGGTCAAGAGGTAAACGGACTTATGAATCAGCATCTGAGAGCGATGGCTGTGATAAAATGAAAAGAGCTAGAAGTAAACGCAAGAGGTCCAATGGTAAGTTTCTAGAGTTTGAGGGATGGGGTTCAAAACCACTTATTCACTTCCTCAGTGCCATTGGTGAAGACACAACCAAAGAACTGTCACGTTTTGATGTTGATACTATCATCTCCAGATACATTCAGGAGAAAAACCTCTTTCATCAGGGAaagggaagaaagaaaaaagttcacTGCGATGAAAAACTATATGCCATTTTCAGGAAAAAGACGTTAAACAAGCATTTAATATATCATCTCCTGGAGCGTCATTTTGTGGAAACAAAAGTGCCTTCAGATGAGGATGAAGAGGATGATGACTCTGGAAATATAGCTGGAGTAAGAGGCAGGAAAAATACGAGAGCTGTCAAGAAGCTAAAATCATCAAGCTACGAAAGAAAGTCCAAGGAGAAACGGTTGGTTTCGAAGATTGAAAAAGTCCCAAAGGTTCCTAAGGTCCCAGAGATCCAGAAAAGCTGTTTTGCGGCAATTAATAATGATAACCTCAAACTTGTTTATTTAAGAAGAAGCTTTGTGGAGGAGCTACTTAAGCAATCGCAGACTGCCGAAGGCAAGATAGTCGGAAGTTTTGTTAAAGTGAAAATGGATCCAACCTATTATCTGAATAAGAGTTCTCACCAACTCTTGCAAGTTACAG GTTTAAGAGGCTTAAAGCAGGGCTCAACTGTGAATAACAGTATGGAGATTCTCCTGGAACTCTCCAGCTTGTCAAAGCCTGTCAGCATTAAAATGTTGTCTGATAACGACCTATCTGCG GAAGAATGTGAGGATCTACGAGAAAGAATGGAAAATGGGACTTCTAAGAAGCCTACTGTG ATGGAACTTCAGCTGAAGGCAGCAAGCCTGCATGAAGATATAACAAAGCTT TCGATCGAGAAGGAGCTTGTCCTGCTACAGCATTTGATCGACCAGGCAAACGAGAAGGGATGGAGAAGAGA AAAGGATGAGTACTTGGAGAGGAAAGCACTTCTCAAGACACCCTCTGAGCAGGAACGTCGGCTGAAGCGAGTCCCGAAGGTGATACCTGAGAACGGGGAGCTCAATTCATCGGCCTCACCTCCTTCTTCAGGAGACGACTCAGACAATGAAGATGAAAGTGCCGACTCCGACCAGCCATGCTCGAGGGAACTCCGGATCCTCCGAGCAAGTCCTCTCTGA
- the LOC116211735 gene encoding pentatricopeptide repeat-containing protein At1g71210, mitochondrial, whose product MMIAIKHASRTRSLLHRSLGLGSGLCPSLSSAALQFSSLETAVAPTSPLHRRISPTGSLITKELVDTFTEWFQWGNNALLSRIFDILKADQGPDHSASDHALSQLNLRLTESFVLEVLHDGRRRPSGVLLCLKFFDWAGRQPQFYHTRATFHAMIKILAKAKRKMQMVDFLENIERHAYKLRFHDTLVMGYALAGKPDRALHLFGRMRFKGLDLDSYAYQVLLNALVEDNCFDAVKVLENQVSIRGIDSPFIHSVMIKSLCKQNQLDRATKYLHGLLREGKKMNAQLVATLIATLCKRHKFEQAHSLMEEFRELRVARMEDIYGIWLRELIRAGRLARAFEFFQSKKQLEGYVPDVFRYNMLIYHLLRKNRLWDVFDLLVEMKENKIPPDWETINVTLCFFCKMGMVDVALELHSSCSDFNWSPSRMFYNFLINALCDNKSTDEAYQIWKSSIASGYFPGKKSFGILTDALFRENKINEMMELVLAALEQNFLPNASTYHKFVLALCKARRVEEGYLLHREVSKIAKFSQRRDSFVHLIRALSRSNRGDMAATLLIDMQGNGHRVTLSLYKSVIQCLCNMDDPGRRVLTLLERQLSYSGPKAFVFNFIICGAGCARNPELAREVYEIMKRSGLSPSVTTDLLLLKSYLTSGRIFDALNFYGDIGQRRTIKRRLYTAMVVGLCEAGRTDYALEFFKEMRTKGFNPSIECYEHLIRLLCSVARFDDALKILDDFTKAGRRISSFIGNTLLWHSLITHKLDEAWLLSGAEMNGSPEISMLGKLIGASSGRIKMVAENVGNLEEVIKQCFRPNIYTYNLLLKILFEGDVHVAISYFDWICKKGLEPNRWTYEIIIRGLLKHGRRAEAKRWYDEMSRNGFTPSIGTRLLL is encoded by the exons ATGATGATTGCAATCAAACATGCCAGCAGGACCAGGTCCCTCCTCCACCGCTCTCTTGGACTCGGGTCAGGTCTTTGTCCCTCCTTGTCCTCCGCCGCCCTGCAGTTCTCCTCTCTCGAGACCGCCGTCGCTCCTACCAGTCCACTCCATCGCAGGATCAGCCCCACCGGTTCCCTAATCACTAAGGAGCTGGTGGACACCTTCACGGAGTGGTTCCAGTGGGGCAACAACGCGCTCCTCTCCCGAATCTTCGATATCCTGAAGGCCGACCAGGGCCCCGACCACTCGGCTTCGGACCACGCGCTCTCGCAGCTGAACCTCCGCCTGACGGAGTCCTTCGTTCTCGAGGTCCTCCACGATGGAAGAAGACGACCCTCCGGCGTCCTCCTTTGCCTCAAGTTCTTTGATTGGGCCGGGCGACAGCCGCAGTTCTACCATACCCGCGCGACCTTCCACGCTATGATCAAAATCCTCGCCAAGGCCAAGCGGAAGATGCAGATGGTGGACTTCCTGGAGAATATTGAGAG GCATGCTTACAAGTTGCGATTTCATGATACTCTGGTGATGGGCTACGCTTTGGCCGGGAAGCCGGATCGTGCACTCCACCTGTTCGGCAGAATGCGATTCAAAGGTTTGGACTTGGACTCATATGCATACCAGGTGCTGTTGAACGCCTTGGTAGAGGACAACTGCTTCGACGCAGTTAAAGTGCTCGAGAACCAGGTTTCGATTCGTGGGATTGATAGTCCATTTATTCATTCGGTCATGATCAAGTCTCTCTGCAAACAAAACCAGCTGGACCGCGCCACGAAATACCTGCACGGTCTGCTGAGGGAagggaagaagatgaatgCCCAGTTGGTAGCCACTCTCATTGCTACACTCTGCAAGAGGCATAAGTTTGAGCAAGCACATTCCTTGATGGAGGAGTTTAGAGAATTAAGAGTAGCACGGATGGAGGATATATATGGTATTTGGTTGAGAGAGCTCATTCGAGCTGGGAGGTTGGCCAGAGCTTTCGAGTTCTTCCAGAGCAAGAAACAATTGGAAGGATACGTCCCTGATGTATTCCGATACAACATGTTGATATACCATCTGTTGAGGAAGAATCGGTTATGGGATGTATTTGATTTATTGGTGGAAATGAAGGAGAACAAGATTCCACCTGATTGGGAAACGATCAATGTAACCTTGTGCTTCTTCTGCAAGATGGGGATGGTGGATGTTGCCCTTGAGTTGCACAGCTCCTGCAGTGATTTCAATTGGTCGCCCAGCCGCATGTTCTATAATTTTCTGATCAATGCATTGTGTGATAATAAGAGCACAGATGAAGCGTACCAAATCTGGAAGAGTTCCATTGCCAGCGGTTATTTTCCGGGTAAAAAGTCCTTTGGCATTCTCACTGATGCTTTGTTTAGGGAGAATAAGATCAATGAGATGATGGAGCTTGTTCTTGCTGCCTTGGAGCAGAATTTTCTGCCTAATGCTTCCACATATCACAAGTTTGTGTTGGCCTTGTGCAAGGCAAGGAGGGTAGAAGAAGGTTATCTACTTCATAGAGAAGTTAGCAAGATTGCTAAATTCAGCCAGCGGAGAGACTCTTTCGTCCACCTGATACGCGCTCTTAGCAGGTCTAATAGAGGGGATATGGCCGCAACACTTCTCATTGATATGCAAGGGAATGGTCATAGGGTGACTTTGTCACTGTACAAGTCGGTCATTCAATGCTTGTGCAATATGGATGATCCCGGGAGAAGGGTCCTCACATTGCTAGAGAGGCAGTTGTCTTATTCTGGGCCCAAAGCTTTTGTCTTTAACTTCATCATCTGTGGAGCTGGGTGTGCCAGAAATCCTGAACTGGCTAGAGAAGTCTATGAGATAATGAAGAGAAGCGGCCTTAGTCCCAGTGTGACCACTGACCTCCTTCTCTTGAAAAGCTATCTGACGAGTGGAAGGATCTTTGATGCTCTGAATTTTTATGGTGACATCGGACAGAGAAGAACAATAAAGAGAAGACTATATACTGCCATGGTGGTTGGCCTCTGCGAAGCTGGTAGGACAGATTATGCCCTAGAGTTCTTCAAGGAGATGAGGACAAAGGGGTTCAATCCAAGCATTGAATGCTACGAGCATCTTATTCGCCTGCTCTGTTCAGTCGCTCGCTTTGATGATGCCCTAAAGATTCTTGATGACTTTACTAAAGCAGGGCGCCGCATTTCTTCCTTTATCGGCAATACATTATTGTGGCACTCTTTAATCACTCACAAGCTCGACGAGGCTTGGCTCCTTTCAGGAGCTGAGATGAATGGGTCACCTGAAATATCTATGCTTGGTAAGCTCATAGGTGCATCCTCCGGTCGTATTAAAATGGTTGCTGAGAATGTGGGGAACCTTGAAGAAGTTATCAAACAATGCTTCCGTCCCAATATCTACACCTACAACTTGCTGTTGAAAATATTGTTTGAAGGTGATGTCCATGTTGCCATCAGTTACTTTGACTGGATTTGTAAGAAAGGATTGGAACCGAATCGGTGGACATATGAAATTATAATACGGGGTCTTCTCAAACACGGGAGAAGAGCTGAGGCTAAGAGGTGGTATGACGAGATGTCTCGGAATGGGTTCACTCCGTCTATCGGTACTAGGCTACTCCTCTGA
- the LOC116211738 gene encoding cyclin-dependent kinase C-2-like: MAMAVPGQLNINESPSWGSRSVDCFEKLEQIGEGTYGQVYMAREKRTGEIVALKKIRMDNEREGFPITAIREIKILKKLHHDNVIKLKEIVTSPGPEKDEQGRPEGNKYKGGIYMVFEYMDHDLTGLADRPGMRFSTPQIKCYMKQLLTGLHYCHINQVLHRDIKGSNLLIDNEGNLKLADFGLARSYSNDPGANLTNRVITLWYRPPELLLGATKYGPAVDMWSVGCIFAELLHGKPIFPGKDEPEQLNKIFELCGAPDDNNWPDASKMPWYNNFKPTRPMRRRLREVFKHTFDRHALDLLERMLTLDPSKRISAKDALDAEYFWTDPLPCDPKSLPKYESSHEFQTKKKRQQQRQHEENAKRQKLGHPPQHARLPPMQQTGQAHAAQMRPGPNQLMHGSQQPVHAGGPSGHHYGKPRGPSGGPNRYPSSGNAGGGYNHPNRGGQGGAGGSGGYGNGPYPQGRGAPYGSSGMPGGGPRGGGGSGYGVGPSNYPQGGPYGGSGAGRGSNMMGGSRNQQYGGWQQ; the protein is encoded by the exons ATGGCCATGGCGGTTCCGGGGCAGCTCAACATCAACGAGTCTCCTTCCTGGGGATCGAGGAGCGTCGACTGCTTCGAGAAGCTCGAGCAGATCGGGGAAGGAACCTACGG TCAAGTCTACATGGCTAGAGAAAAGAGAACAGGCGAAATCGTTGCTCTGAAGAAAATACGAATGGACAATGAGAGAGAGGGG TTTCCCATCACAGCCATACGTGAAATCAAGATTCTGAAGAAACTTCATCATGATAATGTAATCAAGTTGAAAGAAATTGTGACATCGCCAG GCCCCGAGAAAGATGAGCAAGGGAGGCCAG AAGGGAACAAATATAAGGGAGGCATCTACATGGTATTTGAATACATGGACCATGACCTAACAGGCCTCGCAGATCGTCCTGGGATGAGATTTTCGACTCCACAGATCAAG TGCTACATGAAACAACTATTGACTGGGCTTCACTATTGTCACATTAACCAAGTGCTTCATCGAGATATAAAAG GCTCAAATCTTCTTATTGACAACGAGGGCAATCTGAAGCTTGCGGATTTTGGGCTTGCTCGATCATACTCAAATGATCCTGGTGCAAACCTCACCAATCGTGTCATTACATTATGGTATAG ACCTCCAGAATTGCTGCTTGGGGCAACAAAATATGGTCCCGCAGTTGACATGTGGTCTGTGGGCTGTATCTTTGCTGAGCTTCTTCATGGGAAACCAATCTTTCCAGGAAAAGATGAG CCAGAGCaattaaacaaaatttttGAGTTATGTGGAGCTCCAGATGATAACAATTGGCCTGATGCCTCAAAAATGCCTTGGTATAATAACTTCAAGCCAACAAGACCAATGAGGAGACGCCTCCGAGAGGTTTTCAAGCA CACTTTCGATCGCCATGCTCTGGACTTGTTGGAAAGGATGCTGACCCTTGATCCTTCTAAG AGAATATCGGCGAAGGATGCCCTCGATGCAGAATACTTCTGGACCGATCCACTCCCATGTGATCCAAAGAG TTTGCCCAAATATGAATCATCGCACGAGTTCCAGACGAAGAAGAAGCGTCAGCAGCAGAGGCAACACGAGGAGAACGCCAAACGCCAGAAACTCGGACACCCACCTCAGCACGCGCGTCTTCCGCCCATGCAGCAGACGGGGCAGGCCCATGCAGCCCAGATGAGGCCAGGTCCCAACCAGCTGATGCATGGGTCTCAGCAACCTGTTCACGCAGGAGGGCCATCGGGCCATCACTATGGGAAGCCTCGCGGTCCATCTGGAGGCCCAAACAGATACCCATCGAGTGGGAACGCAGGCGGGGGCTACAACCACCCAAATCGCGGAGGACAGGGCGGTGCTGGGGGCAGTGGAGGGTATGGCAACGGGCCCTATCCTCAGGGCCGGGGTGCCCCATACGGCTCAAGTGGCATGCCAGGTGGTGGCCCTCGCGGTGGAGGCGGAAGTGGGTATGGTGTAGGCCCATCAAATTACCCTCAGGGTGGCCCTTATGGGGGCTCAGGAGCAGGACGTGGGTCGAACATGATGGGTGGAAGCCGTAACCAGCAGTATGGGGGGTGGCAACAATAG